The segment GCCATTCAGTACCTGGTGGATCACGACTATAAGGTCAATAGCCATATCATCACCGGCTGGTGGAAAGATACCGGCAAGCTCGAGGATATGCTCGAAGCCAACCGCATCATACTCGACGGGATCGAGCTGGACGTGCTGGGTGAGGTAGACAAGGAATCCGAAATTGCCGGAAGAGTGAAGATAGGCAAGGGCAGCAGGATAATCAACTCCTGCGTGCGCGGGCCAGCGATTATAGGCGAGGAATGCGTTATTGAAAATGCCTTTGTCGGACCATATACATCTATCAATGATCGCTGCAAGATCATAGCCAGCGAGGTCGAGCACAGCATTATACTTGAAGACTCTCAGGTGCTGGGTATAGGCAGCCGACTGGAAGACAGCCTAATAGGCAAAAACGTCAAGATCGCTAAGGACCACAAAATACCTAAAGCGTATCGCATGATGGTAGGAGACAACAGCGCTGTAAGCGTTATTTAGTTGAGAGTTATGGGTTAAGAGTTGTGAGTTGAGGAAAGGTGAAAAATGATAGAAGGAATCATTGTTAAGCAGCTTAAGCGGCATGCCGACGAGCGCGGCTATCTTATGGAAATGCTCCGCGAGGACTGGCCGGAGTTCGGCAAGTTCGCCCAGACATACATCAGTATGAACTATCCCGGTGTGATCCGAGCGTGGCACTATCACAAGAAGCAGGACGACTACTGGGTGGTGGTCAAGGGAATGGTCAAGACAGTGGTCTACGATGCCCGCAAAGACTCGCCCACTTACGGTGAGGTCAACGAGTTCTTTATGGGCGACAATAACCCCATTTTGGTGAAGATTCCGGTCGGCACGATGCACGGGTATAAGACTGTAGGGGTGGAGCCGTCGCTGCTAATTAACTTCCCGACAAACCTCTACAACCCGAAGGAACCCGACGAGTATCGAGAGGCGTATGATAGCACGAATATTCCTTACAATTGGGATATTAAGATTACGTAGAAGCTGAGGGAGATTGTTGGAACACATCGACGAACTCATACAGGAACTCGGCAATCCAGATAATGACATCCAGCTAAAAGCTGAATGTGCGCTTATACGCTCAGGCAAAGCATCTGTGGAGCGATTAATAGAGGCGACCAAGCATGCTAACCCACAGGTGCGCTGGAGAGCTGCTTTCTCCCTTGGTGAAATAGGTGACCAACGCAGATACCCGGCTGTGCTTGCGCTGTTTGACGATGAAGATACGCAAGTGCGAGCTGATGCTGTTGATGCGGCTGGAAAACTCGGTGGGATAAAATCAATCGAGCCATTGTCAAAAGTTATATTGGATGCATTGAATGATCCCCATGCAGCAACGCATGCTGCATTTGCGCTTATGTGGATGGGCAATGTGGCTTTGCCTGCCTTGCTGGACATCTGGCAATGCGGGACGCATGAAGCACGCAAAGCTGTTGTTCAACCAATAGGGGAAATTGGAAACCCGGCAGCAATCGAACCATTGGCGGAATACCTCAATGATGAGTCTCTCCGTTTCGATGTCGCTTCATCACTCGGCAAGCTGGGTGATATCCGTGCACTTGATCTCTTAATTGATTACATGTGCAACCGATGGGGTGACTATTCAGAGGGAAGTGCTGAATGGGGGTTGATTGGACTGGGCACGTTAGCAGTGGAACGCCTAATTGAAGTGACGGTCAATGGTTCACCGGAAGCAAAAAAGGAAGCTATACATGCCTTGGGTGAGATAGGTGACGCTTCGGCAATTGACAGACTGACCGAATTACTTGATGTGCCTGAACTTGATTACACTGCGTTGATTTCACTTGGCAAATGCGGTGATAAACGTGTGCTGCCCAGACTTCTTGAAATAGTGCAAGAAGCAGATGAAGACTGGGACACCGAAGTCGCTGGAGCGATAGGTATATTTGGAGATGAGGCCGTTGAAGAATTATCACGGATTGCAAATCTCGGCGTTAAGCACTCAAGAGAGATGGTTGCATGTGCTCTCAGCAACATCGCATCTGAAAAATCGATTGGCATTCTGGAGTGCATGCTGACTGACCCTGATAGTGACGTCCGCACCTGGGTTCTGGAATCGATTTGGGAAATTGGTTCAGGAAATCTGCCTGTTTTCGGTCAGCGGTGTCTGGACCTGATCGAAACGCTTCTTGATGATGCCGGCAATAAAGTTCGCAGCCGCGCTGCTTCCTGGAGTTGTGATCTGCGTCAGGACCTTGGCCAGCCATTCAATCCGGTGGCCTGGTCATTGGTGGGGAACTATTGATTTTATGCGCCATACTGTTGTCACATTGTCGGAAATGTGGTATATAGTATACGTGAGGTGATTTGTATGACAACTGCACATCTTTCCGACAAATGGCAGATTACCGTGCCGCTGAGTATTCGTAAGGCTCTCGGCCTTAAGCAGAGGGCAAAAGTAGAGATTGAATTGCGAGATAATGAAGCTGTCTTGCGCCCAGTGAGGTCTGTGAGAGAAGTTCGCGGCATATTTCACGAGGCAGCCAAGAATAAACCTGCTAACTGGGAAACGGTGCGAACAGAGACCGAAAAGATGATTGCGGAAGAGGCAGCCAATGAAGGCAGGTAGCAAACCCTTTGCAATCGACGCCAATGTTATTTTACGATACCTGCTCCAGGACAATGAAGAACTGACTCCAAAAGCGGACGCAATAATTGAAGGCGTTGAAGATGGGAAGTTGCAAGTGCTTTGTGAGCCGGTGACTTTGTCCGAGGTCGTATATGTTCTCTTTCGCTTTTATGAGCAGGAAAGAAGCGTAATATACAAAGGCTTGGAGCCTATAGTGAAAATGGACGGATTTCTTATGCCGGACAAATCCCGGTATATTCATGCACTGGAATTGTTTGCAAATGATATCCCCCATTTTGGCGATGCCTGTGCCTGCGCAGCCGCATTGGAGCAGTGCAAAGGGCGTTTGCTGTCATTTGACAGGAAGCTGTCAAGTGTCAATGGAGTGAGCAGGTTCGAGGAACCGGAGAAGTGAACGACAACGCACCTTGCGAACAGCGGAGTCCCAAGCAGAGAACCTTTGATTTCATCTATGCAATTGCAAAAGGAATTACTAATTTTCTGATGCTCGTTAGAGCATTAGGCGTATGCTTTTTGATCTGGGGTCTTATAGTGCTGTTGCAAAGCGATTTGCATTTTTGGTTCTACCACAATAACTGCAAACTCATAAACTGACAACCGAGGACTGATAACCAACATGAAAAACCTTCTCGTCACCGGCGGTGCCGGGTTTATTGGAAGCAATTTTGTAAGATATATTCTCGGCAGGCACGATGACCTGAGCATCACGGTCTTTGACGCTCTCACGTATGCCGGTCACCTGGAGAACATGGAGGATGTAAGGGACAACCCCAGGTTCATGTTCGTGAAGGGTGATATCAGAAATGCCGATGATGTGGCAAAGCCGGTAGATGACGCGGATATAGTGCTCAACTTCGCAGCCGAAAGCCATGTGGATAGATCGATCAACGACGCAGAAAACACCATGACCACTAACGTGATGGGTGTCTTCACACTCTGCGAGGCTGCCAAAAAGTACGGCGTAGAGAAGTTCATACAGATATCTACGGACGAGGTCTATGGCGATATTGAAGAGGGTTTCTCAAAAGAGACCGACCCCGTATCGCCCAACAGCCCCTACTCGGCAGGTAAAGCCGGGGGTGAGCTGCTTGCGAAGTCGTATTACCGCACTTACGGCCTGCCCGTGATGGTCACCCGAGGCTCGAACACGTATGGACCATATCAGCAGCCCGAGAAGCTGGTCCCGCTGTTTGTATCAAACGCGATGGAAGGCAAGCCCCTGCCCGTCTACGGTGACGGCATGCAGATACGCGACTGGCTGCACGTGCTCGATCACTGCTCAGGCATCGAGACAGTAATGCTCAAGGGTGAGCCGGGCGAGATTTACAATATAGGCGGCAACAATCAGCGCCCGAATATCGAGATCATCAAGATCATCCTCGAGGTTACTGGTAAGGACGAGAGCCTGATAAAGCATGTGCAGGATCGTCCAGGCCATGACCGCCGCTATGCTCTCGACTCCGCCAAACTCCTGGCGATGGGCTGGCCGCGCACGCACGACTTCGAGACCGGCATGCGTGACACTATCCGCTGGTATATGGAAAACGAGTCCTGGTGGCGGCCAATCAAAGAGGGCAAGGACAACAAAGAGTTCGCGGAGAAGTGGTACGCAAATAGAAAGTAGCCTGACAACCCAAGGGATGCAAAATGAGCTTGCAGCAAATAT is part of the Armatimonadota bacterium genome and harbors:
- a CDS encoding dTDP-4-dehydrorhamnose 3,5-epimerase family protein; the encoded protein is MIEGIIVKQLKRHADERGYLMEMLREDWPEFGKFAQTYISMNYPGVIRAWHYHKKQDDYWVVVKGMVKTVVYDARKDSPTYGEVNEFFMGDNNPILVKIPVGTMHGYKTVGVEPSLLINFPTNLYNPKEPDEYREAYDSTNIPYNWDIKIT
- a CDS encoding HEAT repeat domain-containing protein, with amino-acid sequence MEHIDELIQELGNPDNDIQLKAECALIRSGKASVERLIEATKHANPQVRWRAAFSLGEIGDQRRYPAVLALFDDEDTQVRADAVDAAGKLGGIKSIEPLSKVILDALNDPHAATHAAFALMWMGNVALPALLDIWQCGTHEARKAVVQPIGEIGNPAAIEPLAEYLNDESLRFDVASSLGKLGDIRALDLLIDYMCNRWGDYSEGSAEWGLIGLGTLAVERLIEVTVNGSPEAKKEAIHALGEIGDASAIDRLTELLDVPELDYTALISLGKCGDKRVLPRLLEIVQEADEDWDTEVAGAIGIFGDEAVEELSRIANLGVKHSREMVACALSNIASEKSIGILECMLTDPDSDVRTWVLESIWEIGSGNLPVFGQRCLDLIETLLDDAGNKVRSRAASWSCDLRQDLGQPFNPVAWSLVGNY
- a CDS encoding PIN domain-containing protein, encoding MKAGSKPFAIDANVILRYLLQDNEELTPKADAIIEGVEDGKLQVLCEPVTLSEVVYVLFRFYEQERSVIYKGLEPIVKMDGFLMPDKSRYIHALELFANDIPHFGDACACAAALEQCKGRLLSFDRKLSSVNGVSRFEEPEK
- the rfbB gene encoding dTDP-glucose 4,6-dehydratase — encoded protein: MKNLLVTGGAGFIGSNFVRYILGRHDDLSITVFDALTYAGHLENMEDVRDNPRFMFVKGDIRNADDVAKPVDDADIVLNFAAESHVDRSINDAENTMTTNVMGVFTLCEAAKKYGVEKFIQISTDEVYGDIEEGFSKETDPVSPNSPYSAGKAGGELLAKSYYRTYGLPVMVTRGSNTYGPYQQPEKLVPLFVSNAMEGKPLPVYGDGMQIRDWLHVLDHCSGIETVMLKGEPGEIYNIGGNNQRPNIEIIKIILEVTGKDESLIKHVQDRPGHDRRYALDSAKLLAMGWPRTHDFETGMRDTIRWYMENESWWRPIKEGKDNKEFAEKWYANRK